The DNA segment TCCTCAGCAATATCTTCTAATAACTCTTTCCAATTAATACAGCCAGAATCAACTGAAAAACCAGCTCCTAAAAAAATAGCGGCATTACTTTCATTGATTTCTTTTACATATTTATCAATAAATTTTAATATTTTTCTATCCATAAATTCCTCATTCAACTATTTTATTTTTGTTTTTTTAATTTAAAATCGCTTAATCTATTACTTTTTTCATAAGCTTTTTCAATATATTTATTGGGGTCAAGTAAGAAGTCATCTTCTTTTATGTAGCTTATATAAGAACCTAAATCAGCTTCATAAGTTTTACATTCTGAGCAATGATACTTAGGTGGAATTGAGTTAAAATGGTTTTCTGATATTATTGAATATAATTTTGAGTCATCATATTTTAGGGTACTAGTCCCATGACAATTTTCGCTATTAGTTATAAACCAATCATAGCTTTTATTATATTTCATCACAACTGCAACAATTCCATTGCTTTTTGATGTTCGATCTTCTCTTTTAATTTCTTTAAGAGAATATTCTAATTCCCAATCTATCCATTCACTTTCTTTTATTTTAGGAGATAATATAACAATTAATACCGAAGTTCCATATATCATATCCTTTAAAATTTCTTTAATTGTTTCTGTCTTTTTATCTGTTAAGTCAGGTGAATCACTTGTTTCGCCATTGTAATATTTAGCATCTTCACCCAATGAATCTAATATCTTATCTCTTAAATCACAAGCTTCGGAGTATTTATATGAGATAAAAGTTTTTCTTGCCATATTTTCCACTTATCCTTCCTTATATTTTAGTAATAAATCATACAATAAAATTTTAAATTAATAAATAGTTATTTTTGAAAAAATACTTTATTGTAAATGTACGCATAGTTTTTTTGACATTCACATGAGTTTTATTATTAAAAAGAACTTTTATAATTTTTCATATAATCTAACACTATTTTTATGACTTGAAACTACAAAATTATCTAATCGTTTTGCAATTTCTCTTGCATGTTCTGCAAATTTTAAAGATGCTTGCCCATGTTTTTTTATTCCTTCCATTCATCATTGGAAAAAATATTTTCAAAGCTAAATATAGTACCTTTTTTATACTTCTGAACTCTTCTTAAAGCTAGTTCAATATAATCGCGGTCTGTCATAAATCCTCCTTTATAAAAAAATTAAAAGTTATTATATTTTTTCATATATATAAACCACTCATCATCTTTATTTTTTATTGATATTTCATTATTACTCAAAGTTGTACTAGGTTCATACCAAGACTGATTTTCAAAATATTCTTTTAATTCTGGAGTTTCAAAAACATACCCATCTTTAGCAAAAGGATAATTTTGTAAAATTTTTAACTCTATTTCATTAAGTTTAGATAATTTAGAAGTATCTTTAGTATTATAAATTTCCTCTAAATTAATTTCAGTCTCTTCATCAGAGCTTGCATCTTCGTTTTTTGAAGTTTCACTTTTAGTTTTTTCTTTTACCTTTTCTTTATATTTAGCTTCATCAATAACATACCATCCAACAATATAAGATGGTCTATCAAGTTTTTTATATTCAACAGAAAAATCTTCATAGTAATTGTATGTGTAAAAAGATTTTAAAGATTCAACTGATAAATCATTTAAATCAACACTAACAAAATTTCCTTCTGTGTAAAAAATTATTCTAGCGATATAATCACCATAAGAAATAGTTGCCATCCATTTGTCATTTGTCATTTTATCAATTTTCCATTTGGATTCGTTTTTTATACTTTCGAGTATTTTTAAATAATCAGAAATGTAATACTCAGAATTATAATTACCTTCAAAATCAACATATTTCTTATCATTTCCATGTGCAAAATCTTCAAAAGTAGCAAAAGCGATAGTATCATAAATAATATCTTCTAAATAGATATCTTTTTTCAAAAACCAACCAGTTTTACTTACATCTGTAAGCATAATTGGTTTATCAAATTTAACTTTTTTTAAAGTTTCAATATAACTTGAATTCTTGTTACAAGATAAGATTAATAAAAAGAAAATTAGTAAAAAAAATTTTTTCATGAAAACCTCCTAAATATTATATGTATATTCCCCAAAGGGGTGAGGAATGTCTTAATGCAATACTTTAGTTATAACCATATATAATATGATTACTACAAGGAGTCTTGTCATAACATTCCTCCAATCATATAAAGTATAGGCTTGCGAAAGCCTAT comes from the Sebaldella termitidis ATCC 33386 genome and includes:
- a CDS encoding TIR domain-containing protein, whose translation is MARKTFISYKYSEACDLRDKILDSLGEDAKYYNGETSDSPDLTDKKTETIKEILKDMIYGTSVLIVILSPKIKESEWIDWELEYSLKEIKREDRTSKSNGIVAVVMKYNKSYDWFITNSENCHGTSTLKYDDSKLYSIISENHFNSIPPKYHCSECKTYEADLGSYISYIKEDDFLLDPNKYIEKAYEKSNRLSDFKLKKQK
- a CDS encoding YARHG domain-containing protein, whose protein sequence is MKKFFLLIFFLLILSCNKNSSYIETLKKVKFDKPIMLTDVSKTGWFLKKDIYLEDIIYDTIAFATFEDFAHGNDKKYVDFEGNYNSEYYISDYLKILESIKNESKWKIDKMTNDKWMATISYGDYIARIIFYTEGNFVSVDLNDLSVESLKSFYTYNYYEDFSVEYKKLDRPSYIVGWYVIDEAKYKEKVKEKTKSETSKNEDASSDEETEINLEEIYNTKDTSKLSKLNEIELKILQNYPFAKDGYVFETPELKEYFENQSWYEPSTTLSNNEISIKNKDDEWFIYMKKYNNF